The following coding sequences are from one Leptolyngbya sp. NIES-3755 window:
- a CDS encoding hypothetical protein (conserved exported hypothetical protein;~similar to AA sequence:cyanobase_aa:LBDG_20900), with product MTNITSVSQLTDVKPTDCYFKDLQSLIERYGLSVGYPDGTFRANEPLSRAEAVSLLNQALDRVLELIAASEAA from the coding sequence ATGACCAATATTACCTCCGTTAGCCAACTAACAGATGTCAAACCTACCGACTGCTACTTCAAGGATTTGCAATCTCTAATTGAAAGATATGGTCTCAGTGTGGGCTATCCAGACGGAACATTTAGAGCGAATGAACCTCTGTCGAGAGCCGAAGCTGTTTCGCTTCTGAATCAAGCCTTAGATCGAGTCCTAGAATTGATCGCAGCTTCAGAGGCAGCATAG